CGCCATGACTGTTCCAACATCCATCGCGGGGTCCACGAGCTCAGTGAGCGCGCCACCCGGTCCTATGAAGACGCCCGCGTGACGGCTCAACGGTTCCTCAACGCCGGCGACAGCAGGGAAATCATCTTTGTTCGTGGCGCCACGGAAGCCATCAATCTGGTGGCCAGCAGCTTCGGGCGGAAGAACGTGGCCGCAGGCAACGAAATCCTGATCACCGCCATGGAGCACCACTCGAACATCGTCCCGTGGCAGATGCTGTGCGAGGAAAAGGGGGCGACGTTGCGGGTGGCCCCCATCAGCGACCGCGGCGAACTGCGCTTCGACGAATTTGTAAAGCTGCTGGGGCCCAAGACGCGGCTGGCGACTGTGGTGCATGTCTCGAACGTACTGGGCACAATCAATCCCGTCCGCGAAATGATAGAAGCGGCGCACAGCAGGAGCATCCCGGTGCTGTTGGATGGCGCGCAGGCCGCACCGCACCTCTCCGTGGATGTTCAGGAGCTTGACTGCGATTTTTACACCTTCTCAGGACACAAGCTTTACGGCCCCACAGGCGTCGGCGTGCTCTACGGCAAGGCCGATCTGCTGGACGCCATGCCCCCTTACCAGGGCGGCGGCGACATGATTAGTTCGGTCACTTTTGAAAAGACGATTTACAATTCCCTGCCTTACAAGTTTGAAGCCGGGACCCCAAACATCGCGGCTGGCATCGCCCTGGGCGCGGCCATCAATTATGTGAAAGGGCTTGGGTTGGAAAATGTCGCGGCCTATGAAGACGAATTGCTGTCCTATGCCACGGAGGCCGTCAGCGGCATTCCGGGGCTGAAGATTATCGGCACCGCAGAAAAGAAAGCCGGGGTGATTTCGTTTGTAATGGATGGAATTCACCCACACGACGTAGGGACTATTCTTGACCAGGAAGGCATCGCAGTGCGCACCGGCCACCATTGCGCGCAGCCGTTGATGGATCGCTTTGGGATTCCGGCCACCACCCGCGCCTCGCTGGCGTTTTATAATACAAAGAGAGAGATTGATGCGCTGGTCGCAGGGATTCACAAGGTAAAGGAGTTGCTGGGTTAATGCCAGATCTGCGCGGGCTATATCAGGAAGTAATCCTCGACCACAGCAAGAGGCCGCGAAACTATCGCGTTCTGGAAGGGTCCGCCCATCGCGCTGAGGGTTACAATCCGCTATGCGGCGACCGGGTCACCATTTATCTGAAGGTCGAGAACGGCAAGATCAATGACCTCAGCTTTCAGGGTTCGGGATGCGCGATTTCCACATCATCCGCCTCGCTGCTGACGGAAACTCTTAAGGGCAAGACGATCGACGAGGCCGATGCGCTGTTCGAGAAGTTCCACGCCCTTGTGACCGGCGAAGCTGACGGCAAGCTGGCGGACGACGATTCGCTGGGCAAGCTGGCGGTCTTTTCCGGGGTGGCGGAATTTCCCATCCGCGTGAAATGCGCAACGCTGGCCTGGCACACTTTAAGATCGGCGCTAAAGGGCGAAAAAGAAACAGTGACCACCGAATAAGAACGGATTAACGATGGAAGATAACAACAAGAGCGGCGAACAACGGACTGCGGAAGAGACCGTCTTCACGCCGGAGACCAGAACGGAACAGCCGGACGAGCAGAAACCGGCACTTTCCGGTGGCGATGAGGCCATCGCCCTCAAGGAGAAGGTGGTGGAAGCGGTGAGCACCTGCTATGACCCGGAGATTCCTGTTAACATCTACGAACTGGGATTGATCTACGACATCAGCATCAACCCCGCCTCAGAGGTTACGGTGAAGATGACGCTGACCAGCCCCGCGTGCCCCGCCGCCCAGTCGTTGCCCGGTGAAGTGGAGGACAAGATTCGCGTGATGGCCAAACCCAAAGATGTGAAAGTGGAAGTGGTGTGGGATCCCCCGTGGACCCCAGAGATGATGTCGGAGGCAGCCAGGCTGCAACTGGGCATGATGTAATATTGAGTCACGGAGTCCGGTTGCGCCGGAGTACCTGACCGGGAGAATCAGCATGAAACTGACATCCCAGGAAGAATACGGACTGCGGTGCCTGCTGAGGCTGGCGCGGGAAGGCGAGAGCCTGACGATTCCCAAGATCAGCCAAAAGGAAGGTATCTCCAATTTTTATGTTGCCAAGCTGATGCGCATCCTGCGGCGCGGCGACCTGGTGAAAAGCGTCCGTGGGCAGGCCGGCGGGTACGAACTGGCGCGCCCACCGGACAAGATTGTGGTGGGAGAGGCGCTGGCGATTCTGGGCGGCCGGCTTTACGACCCAACATTTTGCCAGGAGCATTCCGGCAGCGAGATTTCCTGCGCGAATTCGGTGGACTGCTCGGTGCGTTCGTTGTGGAGGGCCGTGCAGTTGGTGATTGACCAGGTCCTGAGCAAGACCACGCTGAAGGACCTGCTCTCGAACGAACAGGAGATGACGTCATGGACCGGACACCTGGTCAAAGTAACTTCCGCTCCTATCGGTCCATCTCCGACGCCCATCCCTATCGATAAGTAGGCTTTTGAGAGCTTGCCCATAGGAAATCCTGAAAGCCTCCCTCTCTTTTGACTCCATTTTTCGAGGAAACCAAGCGATGAATCGAGACCTGATCCGGAGTCCTTTGGCCGATTTCCACCTCTCGCAAGGCGCAACGTTCGCCGAGTATCATGGAGGTCTTGTTCCTTCCCGGTTTACCGGTCCCGTTCAGGAACACCTGGCCGTGCGCACGGCCGCTGGCCTTTTCGATTTTTCCTTTCGGGCAAAGTTTGCGTTGACGGGGCGGGACGCCTCAAAGTTCCTGCACCGCATTGTCTCGAATGACATCAAGCGTCTCTCAGCCGGCGAGGGCACTTATGCCACCCTGCTGAATCCACAAGGGCAGATTCTGGCTGACTTGCGAGTATACGCCGGCCACGACCGACTACTGATGGATACAGACGCAGACCTGCGCACCAAAGCGATGGATACCCTTGGCCGGTACATTATCGGAGACCAGGTCCAGACGGACCCGCTGGACACCTCTGCTCTGGCCTTTGAGGGACCGAATGCCCGAGGGTTGTTGGAAAAAACGCTGCACGAAGACCTCCCGGCAATGAAAGAATTCGATCATTTTGCGACCAACTTCGCGGGCTTTCCGGTCCGCGTGGTCCGTATCAGCAACACAGGCGAGGAAGGCTACGAAGTGTGGGCGGCGCCCAAAGCCATAATGGGTCTGTGGGGTGCGGCCTGCGGGCAGGCGCCGAGTTACAACATGCTGTCTTGCGGGACTGAAGCGTTGGAATCGCTGCGGATTGAGGCCGGGATTCCACGCTACGGCTCGGAACTGGGTGAAGACACGCTGCCGCTCGAAGCAAACCTGATGAATGCCCTTAGCTTTGACAAGGGCTGCTACATTGGCCAGGAAATTGTTGAACGGGCTCGAAGCCGCGGCCACGTGAACTGGAAGCTGGCGGGAGTAATCATCGAAAATGCCCAGCCACCCGCTCCCGGCGAAAAACTGACATTTGACGGGGATGTAGTCGGCGAAGTCACGAGCGCCTGCGTTTCGCCGTCGCTTCAAAAAACCATCGCCCTTGCATACATCCGCAGGGAGCATCTGGAGGCAGGCACGCAGCTCCAGACTTCTTCCGGTGCGGCGGCGGAGATTACAACCTTGCCCTTCTATCACAGCGCGGCGGCTCAAAACCCGGGAGAATAAACGCCGAAGCTTCCAGGGCACCCGGGAGCTTCACCGTCATTGATGGTCCTGCCCCTCTTGCGAACCCAGGATGGGGATGATTCCCAATCCAGCAGGGGCGGGTCAGAAAAAGATTCGGACCCGCCCCACCCCTCCCGCAGACCTGGGCGTTGCACGCTTTGAGCAACCCCAAGGGAATTTCCGAACAGTTCGTCTATCAGACCTCCGAGCTTGCTCTCCCAAGCCCGGATGTTTCAGTAACTTTGCCGAACTCTAGACACTCCATCGGGAGTGGACCCTGCCGTGGAGCGTTGACCAGCGCTACCTCACCAACTGGATTGGAAACGCCTGACTGGTCTGGCCCGTCAGGTTGCTGTGGATGTACACGTTGTAGCAACCGGGGTTCATCCCTGTCGTCTTCCAGTTGAATTGCCAGGTGTTGGTTGTAGAGTCGTACTGATAACCGCTGTTCCCCGACGCCTGGATGTTGAGGATATCTCCCGTGTCAGTCCCACCGCACGCACCCGCCACGTAAATTTGCACTGCGGGATTTGCGTTGGAACTGTTCACCACTGTCCCGTTGATATCCGCATATTGCCATACCAGCGGGACGGCGCTCTTGACTTTATATCCCCTCGGTGGCGGCGCGTATGGATCAAACAATCCCAGGAAGTTGTAGTTAACATTTTCGACGAGTGGCGATGAGTTATTGTTGCTGCCGAAGAAATCGTCATCGCCGCTGTAGACGGCCGTGATGTTGTGTGGACCAGCGGTCAGAGTAGTGGTCGAACCGCTGGCGGCCGATCCACCTGAAAGGGCCACAGATGATCCGAAAGCAACACCATCAATATAGAACTGGACATTGCCCGTCGGAGTGCCGCTGCCAGGAGAGACAACCGCCACGGTCGCAGTGAAGGACACAGATTGACCAAGGATAATGGGGTTGGTGGAGGCAGCAACGGTGGTTGTGGTGTTGGCCTTTGTGACGGTCAAACCAGTGCCCCCGTTGCTCCCCAAATGGACATCTGTTTGGGCGAAAGTTGCCGTGATGGTATGTGATCCCGTCCCAACGTGAGGCGGCTTCACCGACACCGAGCAAGTGGACTGTCCGCTTGTGAGCGTACTTGCCAGGGTGCAGGTTCCCGTGAAAACATCATTGGCATCGGACGAAGTCACGGTTACCGTGCCGGTTGGGAACTGCTTGGTTCCGGCACTTTCAGTATCCGCAACGGTGACTGTTACGCTGCTCGACTGCCCTGTCACGACACTCGCCGGGCTTAACCCAACTGTAGTGCTGGTTGAGCGCCTGGTAACGGTCAAGCTCTTTCCCGTGTTGTCGGCGCTGCTTTGGTGGACATTGTCCGTGGCCGTGAAGCTGGCGGTGATGGTTTGTGGGCTGGCTGCCGCGCTCGAAGGCGTGTACGTCGCGTCGCAACTGACCGTCCCGGCCGGGTTGGCCCCCTGTGCCAGTGTGCAGCTCCCAAAAGCGCCTGCGCCAGTGGTCCCGAGGCTCACCGTGCCTGACGGATTTGACACCGTCCCGCTGTCTGTGTCAACCACAGTCACTCTCACGGTGGTTGATTGCGCGACGACCACCGATGAGGGCGTGAGACTGGTCACGGTGGTCGAGGTTAAACGCTTAGTCACCGTAACGGGCTTGCCGGTTGTGTCGCTGCTGTCCTGGTGGACATTGTCACTAGCCGTAAAGCTGGCCGTAATGGTGTCGGTCCGGGTGGTTCCGGTGATCGTCCCTCCGGGTGTATACGTGGCGGTGCAACTGACAGTTCCAGCGGGGTTCACTCCCTGTGACAACGTGCAGGTGCTGAAGCTGCCATTCGTGTCTGTGCTTGAGAGGGCCGCGGTACCGGTGGGATTAGAAGCGGCCCCTGCCCCGGTGTCCACAACCGTGACGGTCACCGTGGCGCCTACTCCCAGCGCGACAGAGCCGGGCGAAATGCTGGTCACCGTGGTGGATGTCGGGCGCTTGCTGACAACGTGGGAGCCGGTGCCGTTGCTGCCGTTAAAGCTCGTGTCACCCGCGTAGGTAGCTGTAATGGTCTTGGTGCCGGTTGAAGTGGAGGCAAGTGAGCAGGAAGCAGCGGCTACTGTTGCGGTGCATTGGTTGCCGTTGCCGTCGTCTACCGTGACGTTGCCCGTTGGCGTGCCGCTACCCGGAGACTTGGCAACGACCGTGTAATTGACCGTATAGGATTGTCCCACTAGTGAAGGCTCAGGAGTGATCGTTCCCACCGTGGTTGTCGTGTCCGCTTTGTTGACGGTCTGACCGCCACTGAGGGACCCGCTGCTGTCACTGAAGCTGCCTGTATGCGTGTAGTTGGCTGTGACCGTGTGGGCAACTCCACCATTTACAGTGAGAGCCGCCGTGCTGGTGCTGGCGCAGGCATCGGTCATGCTCGAGGGAATGCACGCACCCAGGGTGACCGGGCTGCCGTAGTTCGAACCGTCAATTACGAACTGCACCGTCCCGGTGGGAGCCGTCGACCCCGAGGCGGCGTGCACGTCCGCCGTGAACGTGACGCTTTGGCCAAAGACCGAAGGGTTGACCGAAGAGACCACTGTGGTCGAGGTCCCGACAGTCACGCTGGTGAACGTCACCGTGGCCGTCTGCGTGATGGTAGTGTTGTCTGTCGTGTCCTTTGCACTATAGGTAACGGTTTCGGCCGTCCCATCCTTGACCGTGAAGGTCACTACACCGTTGGCATCGGAGACTCCGCTGGGCGCAGAGATTGTCGAGTTGCCGCTGCCTGCGGTCAAAGAGACCGTCTTGCCACTCACTGGGTTGTTATTCGCATCCTTCAAGGTGACAGTGATGGTCGAGGTCGTGGAGTTGTCAGCCGGCACCGAAGCGGGACTGGCCGCGACCGTTGACGTGCTGGCACTGACCGGTCCAGGGTTAACCGTAAAACTGTTGCTTGTACCAATCGGCTTGGGGCTCCCTGTACCGGTCGCGGTAATAGTGAAGTTTCCAGTATTGGTTATCGTCACGCTTTGGGTAAGGACACCGTTGGTGAATGCATTGCTTGTGAACGTGCCTCCGGAGAGCGTTCCGGTTGAGCTGATGCTCACCTTATTGCCACCACCGCTGAAGCTGGTTACCGTATTGTTGAACGCGTCTTGAGCTGTAATGGTGACGTTGAACGCTGTCCCCGCAGTCTGAGGGCTGCTAATCGCAGCAAAGACGAAGTGGTCCGGAGTTGCGGCGGGAACGACATTGAAGGTAATCGGGTTCCCTGTGCCAGCCAACAAAGCACCACCAGAACCTGTCGCCGAAGCCGTGATCGTCACCGAGCCAGCGAGATTACCTGTCACCGTTATGGTTGCCACACCGGCAACCGCTGAGCTCGATCCCAGGCCGGAAACCGTACCGGCGCCCCCTGTCTTTGCGAAGGACACGCTCAGAGTGCTATCCGCTCCCGCAGCAACGGTGTTGCCGCTTGCGTCCTGAATTGTCGCGGTCAGCATCCGCGTGCTGCCCGCCGGCAAGTCAGTCGTAGCGCCGCTCAATGCCAGCTTCACCGCTGGGCCAAAGACACCGAGGCCAGTGGAACCAGACCCGCCGCCACTGCCTGTGTAGGTTGCGGTTATCGTGTGAGTCCCCGTACCAACCGCAGTCGGAGTGTAGGTGACGGAGCACTGGTTAGGATTGGCATTATTGACGGTGCAACTCGCCGACGGCGTGAAGGTGCCGGTGCCACTGGTCGTCCAGTTGACCGTTGCCCCTACAGCCCCGCCCTGGACAGAAACCGTGCAAGTGCTTCCGGTATTGTTTGCCACCGGGTTTGGACTGCAACTCACGGACACGTTCTTGTCGGTAAACGTTGTCTGTGCCTGGGAGGCCCCTCCGATGGCAGTGAGGGTGAAATGGATGTTGGCGTCTTCGATGTTGGTTGAAAATGAGTTGTTAATGATATTCCCGCTGGCGTCGGCGGTGGCCGAGAGCGGTATGGGGCTGTCGCCGTCGAGGTCGGGGACCTCTACGAGGCTCATCTGGACAACTTCGCCAGGCTGCCAGCCCTTGCCCGTGATGGTGACGGGAACGCCGGGAGGATAGTCAGACTTGTCGGTGGTAATGGTTGCGAAGCCGTAGACCTCAGCGCTTTGCAGCGTGCTGGGGGGCGAAGATGCGTCCAAGCCACCCGCGACCAGCAAGGCCCCGTCGATCCCGACAGGTGCGCCGAGCACGTTTTGAAACAGCGGGCTGCCCGTAGCGCCCGAACGCGCCGATGCCATCGCACTAGTGACGCTGGTGGCGCCTGTCCAAGGCGTGTAGAGCTCCGCGGACGAGATGGCGGCGCCGCTGGACGTCCCACCAACAACCAGAACGTTGCTGTTGTGCGGAAGCAGGAATGCCTGATGTCCCTGACGGGCGGTGGCGAGTTTGGCGCCCGAAAGCGCAAAAGCGCCGGCGCCAGGAGCGAGGACTTCAATCGAAGCAAGATCGTTCTGGCCGTCAGTCCCGCCGATGGCGATGATGCTGCCATCAAGGGCCGTGGTGGCGGTGAAGTTCATGCGAGGGCTGGTTAGCGCCGGCCCGGGAGCGACAGCGCCGGTCGAGGGATCGAAAATGTCGGTAGAAGCAAGGACGTTGGCCGTCCCGGCGGTGGCCGGAGGCACAGGCGCAAGCGTGGTGCCGTCCCAGCCGCCGGTGATGAGCACGCGACCGTCAGGCAGCATCGCAGCGGCATGATTTTCGCGCGGCGAGGACAGGGCGCCTGCGACAAGGGAAAAAGTGTTCGAGCTCGGATCAAAAAGCTCAAGGCTGGCGAGAGCCGCCCCATTGCCAGCACCTCCGGCGATGAGCACCTGGCCCGATGGTAGCAGAGTAGCGGTTGCGCCCGAGCGGCCAACCATGAGTGGACCGGCGGCGCTCCAGGAATTGGCAGCAGCATCAAAGAGCTCGGCGCTTTGCGAAGCGCGGCCGGAGGCATCCGTGCCGCCGGCCACGAGTACCCTGCCGTCCTGCAAAAGCACGGCGACGTGGTTACTGCGCGCGAGATTCATTGGCGGACCCGCCGTGAAACCGTTCGCAGGGTCAAGGATCTCGGTGGTAGCCAATGCGCCGGATGCGCCGTTGCCACCAGTGATGAGAAGTCGTCCGTCCTGCAACAAGACGCTGGCGGCGCCTGAACGGGCTGCTGTCAAATCGCCGGCGGGAAGCCAGGCGTTAATGGAAGCCGGCGGCAAAAAACCATGGAGGATTACAAACCCGCCGCAAAAAAATGCTATTGCACACAACAGGCCGGTGGCCCACTTTATTGCACGCTGCATCGGAGTCTCCTTGGCGCCTGGTTGCCCGGGCGCATCTCAGCCAGATCCCCTCAAACCCACTTTCTGACTGCTGTCCAGTTGCCTTACCTAATCAGGCCGGTATGTATAAAAAGCGCTTGAGCTATATTCGACGAAAGGCAAGCCAAGTGGAGCCTTCCCTTGCGGCGATCTTGCTGGATTCGACCGGATCCGCAGCCTTGCGTTTGTTGGTTCTTTGACTCTCCCGATGTGGCGAGGTTTAGCTCAAACGATCGATAACCGCACCGTCGTTTCCATCTAGCATTCTCCCCGTCGGATCACCAGTCCACCTCCTCATCGTGCCCAGAGTCCCGGACACTTCTGCGCCGCATGCAAGGACCCACCGGGGGGAATAACAAGTGTGCGTATCGGCCTTCGTTCGTTGTTTCGTCACTGCGCTCGCCATAGGCATGTTTGTGAAAAAGTGAGAGTCATATACCTCAGCGGTAGGCGAATCCGCGGGACAGGTGAGAAAGGGCTGTGTGAGCCCGCGTCCCCAGCGGAAAGATTCAGTTTCCGACCATCCATGACCAAAGCCGTCCCCTTCATGAAGCGGATTCTAAACAGTTTCAAGCGGCATTCAATCAGGGCTTAACTCTAAGCCATGGGGTTTCGTACCCGAACGCTGAACTAGGTAATTTCCCGTTACAAAGAGGAGCATTAAGTGGCTGCTAAACTTTTTCGAAAATTCCCTCCAGCAAGCGGTCGGTCCTATGTGTCAAAAATGACGCATCGCTGAAGTTCGCAACTTACTCCGGGTCCTCTTCACTAGCGGGAAGCGTGGCTGTGGCGGCGCGCCGCCGAAGCTGCTAATGAGCTGGCCGCACGCCAGCAGGACGTTAATGAGCCCTCGCGGTTTTCCGTTGCATGTTCGCCATTTATTCGCCTATAATGACTCAGTCTGTGCGACTCAATTTCTGCCAGGAGAGTTCCATGACAAT
This portion of the Terriglobia bacterium genome encodes:
- a CDS encoding cysteine desulfurase — encoded protein: MATTHHPLTGGNDRRSPATFDVEQVRKDFPVLDQTVHGKPLIYLDNAATSQKPLAVIEAEERFYRHDCSNIHRGVHELSERATRSYEDARVTAQRFLNAGDSREIIFVRGATEAINLVASSFGRKNVAAGNEILITAMEHHSNIVPWQMLCEEKGATLRVAPISDRGELRFDEFVKLLGPKTRLATVVHVSNVLGTINPVREMIEAAHSRSIPVLLDGAQAAPHLSVDVQELDCDFYTFSGHKLYGPTGVGVLYGKADLLDAMPPYQGGGDMISSVTFEKTIYNSLPYKFEAGTPNIAAGIALGAAINYVKGLGLENVAAYEDELLSYATEAVSGIPGLKIIGTAEKKAGVISFVMDGIHPHDVGTILDQEGIAVRTGHHCAQPLMDRFGIPATTRASLAFYNTKREIDALVAGIHKVKELLG
- a CDS encoding Ig-like domain repeat protein — encoded protein: MQRAIKWATGLLCAIAFFCGGFVILHGFLPPASINAWLPAGDLTAARSGAASVLLQDGRLLITGGNGASGALATTEILDPANGFTAGPPMNLARSNHVAVLLQDGRVLVAGGTDASGRASQSAELFDAAANSWSAAGPLMVGRSGATATLLPSGQVLIAGGAGNGAALASLELFDPSSNTFSLVAGALSSPRENHAAAMLPDGRVLITGGWDGTTLAPVPPATAGTANVLASTDIFDPSTGAVAPGPALTSPRMNFTATTALDGSIIAIGGTDGQNDLASIEVLAPGAGAFALSGAKLATARQGHQAFLLPHNSNVLVVGGTSSGAAISSAELYTPWTGATSVTSAMASARSGATGSPLFQNVLGAPVGIDGALLVAGGLDASSPPSTLQSAEVYGFATITTDKSDYPPGVPVTITGKGWQPGEVVQMSLVEVPDLDGDSPIPLSATADASGNIINNSFSTNIEDANIHFTLTAIGGASQAQTTFTDKNVSVSCSPNPVANNTGSTCTVSVQGGAVGATVNWTTSGTGTFTPSASCTVNNANPNQCSVTYTPTAVGTGTHTITATYTGSGGGSGSTGLGVFGPAVKLALSGATTDLPAGSTRMLTATIQDASGNTVAAGADSTLSVSFAKTGGAGTVSGLGSSSAVAGVATITVTGNLAGSVTITASATGSGGALLAGTGNPITFNVVPAATPDHFVFAAISSPQTAGTAFNVTITAQDAFNNTVTSFSGGGNKVSISSTGTLSGGTFTSNAFTNGVLTQSVTITNTGNFTITATGTGSPKPIGTSNSFTVNPGPVSASTSTVAASPASVPADNSTTSTITVTLKDANNNPVSGKTVSLTAGSGNSTISAPSGVSDANGVVTFTVKDGTAETVTYSAKDTTDNTTITQTATVTFTSVTVGTSTTVVSSVNPSVFGQSVTFTADVHAASGSTAPTGTVQFVIDGSNYGSPVTLGACIPSSMTDACASTSTAALTVNGGVAHTVTANYTHTGSFSDSSGSLSGGQTVNKADTTTTVGTITPEPSLVGQSYTVNYTVVAKSPGSGTPTGNVTVDDGNGNQCTATVAAASCSLASTSTGTKTITATYAGDTSFNGSNGTGSHVVSKRPTSTTVTSISPGSVALGVGATVTVTVVDTGAGAASNPTGTAALSSTDTNGSFSTCTLSQGVNPAGTVSCTATYTPGGTITGTTRTDTITASFTASDNVHQDSSDTTGKPVTVTKRLTSTTVTSLTPSSVVVAQSTTVRVTVVDTDSGTVSNPSGTVSLGTTGAGAFGSCTLAQGANPAGTVSCDATYTPSSAAASPQTITASFTATDNVHQSSADNTGKSLTVTRRSTSTTVGLSPASVVTGQSSSVTVTVADTESAGTKQFPTGTVTVTSSDANDVFTGTCTLASTLTSGQSTCSVSVKPPHVGTGSHTITATFAQTDVHLGSNGGTGLTVTKANTTTTVAASTNPIILGQSVSFTATVAVVSPGSGTPTGNVQFYIDGVAFGSSVALSGGSAASGSTTTLTAGPHNITAVYSGDDDFFGSNNNSSPLVENVNYNFLGLFDPYAPPPRGYKVKSAVPLVWQYADINGTVVNSSNANPAVQIYVAGACGGTDTGDILNIQASGNSGYQYDSTTNTWQFNWKTTGMNPGCYNVYIHSNLTGQTSQAFPIQLVR
- a CDS encoding aminomethyltransferase family protein, with translation MNRDLIRSPLADFHLSQGATFAEYHGGLVPSRFTGPVQEHLAVRTAAGLFDFSFRAKFALTGRDASKFLHRIVSNDIKRLSAGEGTYATLLNPQGQILADLRVYAGHDRLLMDTDADLRTKAMDTLGRYIIGDQVQTDPLDTSALAFEGPNARGLLEKTLHEDLPAMKEFDHFATNFAGFPVRVVRISNTGEEGYEVWAAPKAIMGLWGAACGQAPSYNMLSCGTEALESLRIEAGIPRYGSELGEDTLPLEANLMNALSFDKGCYIGQEIVERARSRGHVNWKLAGVIIENAQPPAPGEKLTFDGDVVGEVTSACVSPSLQKTIALAYIRREHLEAGTQLQTSSGAAAEITTLPFYHSAAAQNPGE
- a CDS encoding Rrf2 family transcriptional regulator; translation: MKLTSQEEYGLRCLLRLAREGESLTIPKISQKEGISNFYVAKLMRILRRGDLVKSVRGQAGGYELARPPDKIVVGEALAILGGRLYDPTFCQEHSGSEISCANSVDCSVRSLWRAVQLVIDQVLSKTTLKDLLSNEQEMTSWTGHLVKVTSAPIGPSPTPIPIDK
- a CDS encoding DUF59 domain-containing protein; translation: MEDNNKSGEQRTAEETVFTPETRTEQPDEQKPALSGGDEAIALKEKVVEAVSTCYDPEIPVNIYELGLIYDISINPASEVTVKMTLTSPACPAAQSLPGEVEDKIRVMAKPKDVKVEVVWDPPWTPEMMSEAARLQLGMM
- a CDS encoding SUF system NifU family Fe-S cluster assembly protein; the protein is MPDLRGLYQEVILDHSKRPRNYRVLEGSAHRAEGYNPLCGDRVTIYLKVENGKINDLSFQGSGCAISTSSASLLTETLKGKTIDEADALFEKFHALVTGEADGKLADDDSLGKLAVFSGVAEFPIRVKCATLAWHTLRSALKGEKETVTTE